The Syntrophobotulus glycolicus DSM 8271 DNA window TAGACAGAGAGAACGGTGTGATTATTAATCCTGAAAATTTCGAAGCTCAAGGCTGGAAAAACATTGCCGTAAAATCCATATTCGAAGAAAAATTAGGCCTGCCTGTCCTGATCGATAACGGGGCCAATGCGGCAGTGCTGGCAGAAGCCAATTACGGGATAGGCAAAGGGATTAAAAATATTATGTACCTGAATTGCGGGGTCGGGATCAGAACCGGATTTATTTCTTCGGGGATATTTGTGAGGACGGTCAACGATTCGGAGGATACCTTCGCCCATACTGTGATCGATGTGAAGGGAAAGGAATGCCGGTGCGGCAATCATGGCTGCATTGAAAAGTATTCCTCCATTCACGCTATTTTGGAAGAGTTTGCGGACAGAGTCCAAAAAGGCGGTGTGACCAGAGTCAGCAAGCCTGCCCGCCAAATTTCCTATCTTGATATTTGCCGGGCAGCCGAAGACGACGACCCCCTTTCAGCAGAGGTCATTCAAAACGCGGCTCTGATCATGGGAACAGGATTGGCAAACTTTATTCAGCTTTTCAATCCGGGTATTGTTGTTTTAAGCGGGCCCCTTATCCGCTACTCCAAGCTTTTTTATGAAGAATGTGTGAGGGCCGCTCGCCGGAAAAGTTTTTGGAATCAAGGCAACAACATTAACTTCAGCAGAGGGGGATCCTTCGCTGAAAATGCCATTTCTATCGGTTCGGCGGCTCTGGTGGTTGAAAATTTGTTCAATCATACGGGTTGAGCTTCTGAAAAACAAAAGAGAAAGTGAAAAGGAAGAGATCGGGAATGGAATTGGAGATTAAAGCCCTAAACAATAAATATGCGCAAAAAAGTCCGGAAGAGTTCCTGGGAGAAATCGTAGAAAGAGTCGGAACGGCTAAGATTGCCCTGGCTTCCAGCCTTTCCATAGAGGACCAGGTCCTGACCGCCATGCTGCTCAAAACAGAACCGAAAGCCAGAATTTTCTTTATCGACACCGGCCGGCACTTTCAAAAGACCTATGATCTGATGGAAGAAACCATGCACAGGTACCACTTTCATTATGAAGTCTATGCTCCGGAGAGTAAGGATCTGGAAGAGATGGTGGCCGGGCATGGTCCCAATCTTTTTTATGAGAGCATAGAGCTGCGGAAAAAATGCTGTGAGCTGAGAAAGGTTAAGCCCCTGCAAAGGGTTCTGAGTACGGTAGACGCCTGGATCTGCGGCTTGCGCAGGGAACAGTCCCCGACCCGGGAGGAAGTCAATCTGCTGGAGTGGGACGGCAATCAGGCCATTTATAAAGTCAACCCTCTGGCTTTTTGGAGTGAAGAAAAGATCTGGGACTACATCAGGAAGGAAAATGTCCCTTACAGCAGCTTATATGACAAGGGATTCCGCAGTATTGGCTGCCGCCCCTGTACCAGGGCGGTCAAGCCGGGAGAAGATGTGCGCGGCGGCCGGTGGTGGTGGGAGAGCCCGGATAAGAAAGAATGCGGGCTGCATATTGCCCAGCCCTGATCGTCCGAGATGTTTGGGATAACCTCATCTTTGGCATGAATACTTGCAGCACTGGAGGAAGAGAGATGAATCATTTAGACAAGCTGGAAGCACAAAGCGTCTATATTCTGAGAGAAGCATACCGGGAATTCAAAAATATTTGTATGCTCTGGTCTATTGGCAAAGATAGCACAGTCCTTCTCTGGCTGGCCAGAAAAGCTTTCTTCGAACATGTTCCCATACCTCTGGTTCATATCGATACTCATTATAAAATTCCGGAAATGATTCAATACAGGGATAAGCTTGCTCATCAATGGCGGCTTACCATGATCTATGGAGAGAACAGTGAAGCTCTTCGGGAGAAAAGAACTTTTCCGGACGGCAAGGCGGACCGTCTGGCTTGCTGCCAGGCTTTAAAAACGGAAGCGCTGAAAAATACACTTTCCGGAGAATGGCCCAGATATGTGATGGATCTGAAGACCGGGAAATATATTGAAGACCAAAATAGGGAGAAATACACAGGGGTTATTGTAGGGGTAAGAGCAGATGAAGAGGGCAGCCGTTCCAAAGAAAGATATTTTTCTCCCCGGGATCAGGAAAATGATTGGGATGTCGGGGACCAGCCCCCGGAATTTTGGAACCAGTTCAAAACGGATTTTGCTCCCGGTACCCATATCAGAATTCACCCCCTGCTCGATTGGACAGAGCTGAATGTCTGGGAATATATCGAGAGAGAGAAAATCCCGGTAACCTCCCTGTATTTCGATCAGGGCAGCGGCAAAAGGTACCGCTCTCTGGGCTGTTACCCCTGCACCCTGCCGGTTGAGTCAACAGCCCAAAATGTAAGGGAAATCATTGAAGAATTACAAAGCGGCAAATTTGCCAACATCGCCGAAAGATCAGGACGCGCTCAGGATAAAGATGACGGCGGGCTTGAAACCTTGAGAAGAGGCGGGTATATGTAAGATGGAAACCAAAGAACAGATGAATATTGTGATTGTCGGTCATGTCGATCATGGCAAGAGCACGGTGATTGGAAGACTCCTGGCTGATACCGGTTCCCTGCCTGAGGGAAAACTGGAAGCGGTGAAAGAATACTGCCGGAAAAATTCCAGACCTTTTGAATATGCTTTCCTCTTAGATGCCTTGAAAGATGAACAGGCTCAGGGGATTACCATTGATACCGCCAGGTGCTTTTTTAAAACGAACAAAAGAGATTATATTATCATTGATGCCCCGGGGCATATTGAATTTTTAAAAAATATGGTTACCGGAGCATCCAGGGCGGAAGCTGTCCTGTTGGTCATTGATGCCAAGGAAGGAATTCAAGAGAATTCCAAAAGACATGGCCATATTGTTTCTATGCTGGGTATTCACCAGGCAGTAGTTTTGGTGAACAAAATGGATCTTGTTCATTTCGATCAGGGGGTCTTCGAGAAGATCACCGGAGAGTTTACGGAGTTCCTCCATAAAGTAAACATTAAGCCGGTCAATTTTATCCCTTTAAGCGCCTTCAACGGAGATAATATCGCGGTAAGATCTGAGCATACTCCATGGTACGGCGGCCCAACGGTTCTGGAGCAATTGGACCAATTCGCCAACAAAAAGGAAAACCAGGAGCTTCCGTTTAGAATGCCCGTCCAGGACATCTATAAATTCACCGAACAAGGGGATGACCGGCGGATCGTGGCGGGGACAGTCCTGAGCGGTAAAATCAGGACAGGAGATGAAGTCATTTTCCTGCCGTCCAAGAAAAGAAGCATAATTAAGAGT harbors:
- a CDS encoding ROK family protein, which translates into the protein MKNKNLLHGLSDESKRILKLFLHKGAMTKKQLSKLSGLKLTTLNRMMLPLEDLNLIVKSDIEKSSGGRKPALYDVNVKDYYLLGVDISRLYTQIVLTNLKMKPLEKYRFDMNQELTPEATLKRILEWIQNVLAKIKDESVLGIGIGTVGPLDRENGVIINPENFEAQGWKNIAVKSIFEEKLGLPVLIDNGANAAVLAEANYGIGKGIKNIMYLNCGVGIRTGFISSGIFVRTVNDSEDTFAHTVIDVKGKECRCGNHGCIEKYSSIHAILEEFADRVQKGGVTRVSKPARQISYLDICRAAEDDDPLSAEVIQNAALIMGTGLANFIQLFNPGIVVLSGPLIRYSKLFYEECVRAARRKSFWNQGNNINFSRGGSFAENAISIGSAALVVENLFNHTG
- a CDS encoding phosphoadenylyl-sulfate reductase, producing MKRKRSGMELEIKALNNKYAQKSPEEFLGEIVERVGTAKIALASSLSIEDQVLTAMLLKTEPKARIFFIDTGRHFQKTYDLMEETMHRYHFHYEVYAPESKDLEEMVAGHGPNLFYESIELRKKCCELRKVKPLQRVLSTVDAWICGLRREQSPTREEVNLLEWDGNQAIYKVNPLAFWSEEKIWDYIRKENVPYSSLYDKGFRSIGCRPCTRAVKPGEDVRGGRWWWESPDKKECGLHIAQP
- the cysD gene encoding sulfate adenylyltransferase subunit CysD, with product MNHLDKLEAQSVYILREAYREFKNICMLWSIGKDSTVLLWLARKAFFEHVPIPLVHIDTHYKIPEMIQYRDKLAHQWRLTMIYGENSEALREKRTFPDGKADRLACCQALKTEALKNTLSGEWPRYVMDLKTGKYIEDQNREKYTGVIVGVRADEEGSRSKERYFSPRDQENDWDVGDQPPEFWNQFKTDFAPGTHIRIHPLLDWTELNVWEYIEREKIPVTSLYFDQGSGKRYRSLGCYPCTLPVESTAQNVREIIEELQSGKFANIAERSGRAQDKDDGGLETLRRGGYM